Proteins from a single region of Acidobacteriota bacterium:
- a CDS encoding HD domain-containing protein has protein sequence MAQFRRNEAIRDWESGDGVQGFALVTKKEVRQDRNNRTFVDLEIADETGTMAGKIWSDSPALEGDFDAHDFVAFRGLVKLYRDQLQLTIDECRRATEEDRRYGFDESKLVPSTHEDIDQLYQTLETLLGSLERPILARLASETLAVYGERLRVHPAAKVMHHAYRGGLLEHVVSMAELADQVSAHYGDLDRDLLLLGVLFHDLGKLDELGAMPANDYTLEGRLIGHVVIGRDMVRERCAAIADFPADLQIQLEHLVLAHQGRKEYSSPVEPTTPEALVLHFIDDLDSKLNQFIRHRAEGTGMVWHRGLGRHVYLPEVDAKGTAEGEPPKTAEEAPVEPPQESTEAAPTPQPASLFDEPAGDD, from the coding sequence ATGGCGCAATTTCGACGCAACGAGGCGATCCGCGACTGGGAGTCCGGAGACGGGGTTCAGGGCTTTGCCCTGGTGACCAAGAAGGAGGTTCGCCAGGACCGCAACAACCGCACCTTCGTCGACCTCGAGATCGCTGATGAAACGGGCACCATGGCGGGCAAGATCTGGAGCGACAGCCCGGCCCTCGAAGGCGACTTCGATGCCCATGATTTCGTCGCCTTCCGCGGCCTGGTCAAGCTCTACCGCGACCAGCTCCAGCTCACCATCGACGAGTGCCGGCGGGCCACCGAGGAGGATCGCCGCTACGGCTTCGACGAGAGCAAGCTGGTGCCTTCGACGCACGAAGACATCGACCAGCTCTATCAAACCTTGGAGACCCTCCTCGGCAGTCTCGAAAGGCCGATCCTGGCGCGCTTGGCGAGCGAGACCCTCGCGGTCTACGGTGAGCGACTGCGAGTCCACCCGGCAGCCAAGGTCATGCACCACGCCTACCGCGGAGGCCTGCTCGAGCACGTCGTGTCGATGGCCGAGCTGGCCGACCAGGTGAGCGCCCACTACGGCGACCTCGATCGCGACCTGCTGCTCCTCGGAGTGTTGTTCCACGATCTCGGCAAGCTCGACGAGCTCGGCGCCATGCCGGCCAACGACTACACCCTGGAAGGGCGCCTGATCGGTCACGTCGTCATCGGCCGCGACATGGTGCGCGAGCGCTGCGCCGCCATCGCCGACTTCCCGGCCGACCTGCAGATCCAGCTCGAGCACCTGGTGCTGGCTCACCAGGGCCGCAAGGAGTACTCGTCGCCGGTCGAGCCAACCACGCCGGAAGCTCTGGTCCTGCACTTCATCGACGACCTCGACTCGAAGCTCAATCAGTTCATTCGCCACCGCGCCGAGGGCACCGGCATGGTGTGGCATCGCGGCCTGGGACGTCACGTCTACCTTCCGGAGGTCGACGCCAAGGGGACCGCCGAAGGGGAGCCGCCGAAGACCGCCGAAGAAGCCCCCGTGGAGCCGCCGCAGGAATCCACCGAGGCCGCGCCGACCCCTCAGCCGGCGAGCCTGTTCGACGAGCCCGCGGGCGACGACTGA